A region from the bacterium genome encodes:
- a CDS encoding ATP-binding cassette domain-containing protein, translating into MLQIRNLSYSIGERLLLKEVNWVINPGKRVALIGPNGAGKTTLLRIIKGDLQPHDGVMIKPKEYTIGYLPQEEIAVGSGPILAAVLEGQGEILRLEEQIAELHALLNSHTEDDPKVLERLGALESRYDALGGYAVENQAKAILTGLGFSEYDYQRPMSEFSGGWRMRVYLARLLLQNPNLLLLDEPTNHLDLPSLEWLESFLLSFAGSMVLVSHDRFFIDRLAQEITELDRGVLTHYSGNYHLYEKQKAESEVLLLKQWEAMRDERERQQKFINRFRYKATKAAAVQSRLKMLEKMAEVELPPPPPPRIHFRLRVAGSSYKDVLHIENLYFRYGESWVLNDLNLDIYRGQKVALVGVNGAGKTTLTRLICGELQPESGSIKIGERTTIGYYAQHQVDALSLDATVYEEVASTTAQTLAPRIRDILGLFQFHGDEVFKPVRVLSGGEKARVSLAKILLSPVNFLIMDEPINHLDTTAKEALEEALHDYDGTLLLIAHDRYFLDKLVTRVIELREGRLTMYEGNYSDYIAKREADVSWTAEEAKSAQIHLAEAAAEIPIPARKSKEQKRQEAEARQSISRERNRLEQAIARIEAEIQSREEKKSTLEAQLANPQSYKNGEFAAQLTRDYALIKSELEWLVTEWTETQETLEKLLRSLA; encoded by the coding sequence ATGCTGCAGATCAGAAACCTTTCTTATTCTATCGGCGAGCGACTTCTGCTTAAGGAGGTCAACTGGGTGATAAATCCCGGCAAACGGGTCGCCCTGATTGGCCCTAATGGCGCCGGCAAGACCACCCTTTTGCGCATCATCAAGGGGGATCTCCAGCCGCACGATGGTGTCATGATCAAGCCCAAAGAGTATACCATCGGTTACCTGCCACAGGAGGAGATCGCGGTGGGGAGCGGGCCGATTCTTGCCGCCGTGCTCGAGGGCCAGGGGGAGATTCTCCGCCTTGAGGAGCAGATCGCCGAACTGCATGCCCTGCTCAACTCCCATACCGAGGATGACCCCAAGGTGCTCGAACGCCTCGGCGCCCTCGAATCCCGCTATGATGCCCTTGGCGGATATGCCGTCGAGAACCAGGCCAAGGCGATTCTCACCGGACTGGGATTCAGTGAGTACGACTATCAGCGCCCAATGAGCGAATTCAGCGGCGGCTGGCGTATGCGCGTCTACCTGGCGCGCCTGCTGCTGCAGAATCCCAATCTGCTGTTGCTCGATGAGCCCACCAACCACCTCGACCTGCCCTCGCTCGAATGGCTGGAGAGCTTTCTGCTTTCATTCGCCGGCAGCATGGTGCTGGTCTCGCATGACCGGTTTTTTATCGACCGCCTTGCCCAGGAAATCACCGAGCTCGACCGCGGGGTCTTGACGCATTATAGCGGCAATTACCATCTCTACGAAAAGCAGAAGGCCGAGAGCGAAGTACTCCTGCTCAAGCAGTGGGAGGCGATGCGCGATGAGCGCGAGCGCCAGCAAAAATTCATCAACCGGTTCCGCTACAAGGCGACCAAGGCGGCCGCTGTGCAGAGCCGCCTCAAGATGCTCGAAAAGATGGCGGAGGTCGAGCTGCCGCCCCCACCACCGCCGCGGATCCACTTCCGCTTGCGCGTTGCGGGGAGCAGCTATAAGGATGTGCTCCACATCGAGAACCTTTATTTCCGCTACGGTGAATCCTGGGTGCTCAATGACCTGAACCTGGACATCTATCGCGGCCAGAAGGTGGCGCTGGTCGGGGTCAACGGCGCAGGCAAGACTACACTGACCCGGCTGATCTGTGGCGAGTTGCAGCCCGAATCGGGTTCGATCAAAATCGGCGAGCGCACCACCATCGGCTACTATGCTCAGCACCAGGTCGACGCCCTCTCCCTCGATGCCACCGTTTACGAGGAAGTCGCCTCCACCACCGCCCAAACCCTGGCCCCGCGCATCCGCGACATCCTCGGCCTCTTCCAGTTCCACGGCGACGAGGTCTTCAAGCCGGTCCGCGTCCTCTCCGGCGGTGAGAAAGCCCGTGTCTCCCTGGCCAAGATCCTCCTCTCGCCAGTCAATTTTCTCATCATGGATGAGCCCATCAACCACCTCGACACCACCGCCAAGGAGGCCCTCGAAGAAGCCCTGCACGACTATGACGGCACCCTTTTACTCATTGCCCACGACCGCTATTTCCTCGACAAGCTGGTGACGCGGGTGATCGAGCTCAGGGAGGGCCGCCTGACGATGTACGAGGGCAACTATTCCGACTATATCGCCAAACGTGAGGCCGATGTCTCATGGACTGCCGAAGAGGCCAAGAGCGCTCAGATCCATCTAGCCGAGGCAGCTGCTGAAATCCCCATACCGGCGCGCAAGAGCAAGGAGCAGAAACGGCAGGAGGCGGAGGCACGCCAGTCCATCAGCCGCGAGCGCAACCGGCTCGAGCAGGCCATCGCCCGCATTGAAGCTGAAATTCAGTCCCGCGAGGAGAAAAAAAGCACCCTTGAGGCGCAGCTCGCCAATCCCCAGAGCTATAAAAACGGCGAATTTGCCGCCCAACTGACACGCGATTATGCCCTGATCAAATCCGAGCTTGAGTGGCTGGTGACCGAATGGACCGAAACCCAGGAGACCCTGGAAAAGCTGCTCCGCTCCCTCGCATGA
- a CDS encoding S46 family peptidase, with amino-acid sequence MNRSIRSTLALVLLVAATCALADEGMWTFDNPPLKQLQEKYNFTPTKEWLDHVRLSSVRFMDGGSGSFISPNGLVMTNHHVAMGQLQKMSTQDQNFVATGFYAATSEQEAKCPDLELNVLVDMVNVTSRITSAIKPGMKPADALKARQEEQAKIEKEYHDKTGLRCDVVSLYNGGEYWLYQYKRYTDIRLVMAPERQIAFWGGDDDNFTYPRYDLDMAFFRVYEDDKPLSTPDYLKWNARGAADNELVFVSGHPGSTSRLDTYAEMELQRDLRYPMNLEMIQKRLDVLYAYSQKGPEQQRRALGQIFGLENSKKALSGQYQGLLDPKLMAKAKADEQAFRAKVDANPEWKKAYGDGWKSIEKVIAKQRKEFGSRSYGSLALSSTFARYAQNLVFAAAERQKPDLERLDGYHDVQLERAKLRLFSPAPIYKDLEEATFASMLQMALDKAGAADPIVSAVLKGRSAAQAAREMVEATTLDKPDVRKALYEGGAEAIAKSTDPFIAVLRELEPLLRERQEKSRKETESILTPASEKIANARFAVYGKNTYPDATFTLRLSYGAVKGYPMNGTKAPYKTTLYGLYDRALGFDQAGAWALPQRFWDRQKDLDLSTPANFVSTCDIIGGNSGSPVINKNAELVGLVFDGNIESLVGDYVYDETANRCVAVHSAFIIEGLRKLYDAGKLADEIEGK; translated from the coding sequence TTGAACCGTAGCATTCGCTCTACTCTCGCCCTGGTCCTGCTGGTGGCGGCGACGTGCGCCCTCGCCGATGAAGGCATGTGGACCTTCGACAATCCCCCGCTCAAGCAGCTCCAGGAAAAATACAATTTCACCCCGACCAAAGAATGGCTCGACCATGTCCGCCTCTCCAGCGTCCGTTTCATGGACGGCGGCTCAGGCTCCTTCATCAGCCCCAACGGCCTAGTGATGACCAACCACCACGTTGCCATGGGCCAGCTGCAGAAAATGTCGACTCAGGATCAGAATTTTGTCGCAACCGGCTTTTATGCCGCCACCTCCGAGCAGGAGGCCAAATGCCCGGATCTGGAGTTGAACGTCCTCGTCGACATGGTCAATGTCACCAGCCGCATCACCAGCGCGATCAAGCCGGGAATGAAACCGGCCGATGCCCTCAAGGCACGCCAAGAGGAACAAGCCAAAATCGAGAAAGAATATCATGACAAGACCGGTCTGCGCTGCGACGTCGTCTCCCTCTATAACGGCGGCGAATACTGGCTCTACCAGTACAAACGCTATACCGATATCCGCTTGGTGATGGCCCCCGAGCGCCAGATCGCCTTCTGGGGCGGAGATGATGACAATTTCACCTATCCACGCTACGACCTGGACATGGCTTTCTTCCGCGTCTATGAAGACGACAAGCCGCTCAGCACCCCGGACTATCTCAAATGGAACGCCAGAGGCGCCGCGGACAATGAACTGGTCTTTGTCTCCGGCCATCCTGGCAGCACCAGCCGGCTCGACACCTATGCTGAAATGGAACTGCAACGCGATCTGCGTTACCCCATGAACCTCGAGATGATCCAAAAACGCCTCGATGTCCTCTATGCCTACTCCCAAAAAGGCCCGGAACAGCAGCGCCGCGCCCTGGGCCAGATCTTCGGCCTGGAAAACAGCAAAAAGGCCTTGAGCGGGCAGTATCAGGGTTTGCTCGACCCCAAGCTGATGGCTAAGGCCAAAGCCGATGAACAGGCCTTCCGCGCCAAAGTCGATGCCAATCCCGAATGGAAAAAGGCTTACGGCGACGGTTGGAAGAGCATCGAAAAGGTGATCGCCAAACAGCGCAAGGAGTTCGGCTCCCGTTCCTACGGCAGCCTGGCCTTGAGCAGTACCTTCGCTCGTTATGCCCAGAACCTGGTCTTCGCTGCAGCCGAACGCCAGAAACCAGATTTGGAGCGCCTGGACGGCTATCACGATGTCCAACTGGAGCGCGCCAAGCTGCGCCTCTTCTCACCGGCGCCGATCTACAAGGATCTCGAGGAGGCCACCTTCGCATCCATGCTGCAAATGGCCTTGGACAAGGCCGGCGCCGCCGATCCAATCGTCTCCGCCGTGCTGAAGGGCCGCTCCGCCGCCCAAGCCGCCAGGGAGATGGTTGAGGCCACCACTCTCGACAAGCCTGATGTGCGCAAAGCCCTCTATGAAGGCGGTGCCGAGGCCATCGCCAAGTCCACCGATCCCTTCATTGCGGTATTGCGCGAACTTGAGCCCCTGCTGCGCGAACGCCAGGAGAAATCTCGCAAGGAGACCGAATCCATTCTCACCCCCGCTTCGGAAAAGATCGCCAATGCCCGTTTTGCGGTCTATGGCAAGAACACCTATCCGGACGCCACCTTCACCCTGCGTCTCTCCTATGGCGCGGTCAAGGGCTATCCGATGAACGGCACCAAAGCGCCATATAAAACCACCCTTTACGGTCTTTACGACCGCGCCCTCGGTTTCGATCAGGCGGGAGCCTGGGCCCTGCCGCAGCGTTTCTGGGACCGCCAGAAAGATCTGGATCTCTCCACCCCCGCCAATTTTGTCAGTACTTGTGATATCATCGGTGGGAATTCCGGTTCGCCGGTGATCAACAAAAACGCTGAGCTGGTTGGCCTGGTATTTGACGGCAACATCGAAAGCCTCGTCGGCGATTATGTGTATGATGAGACCGCCAACCGCTGCGTCGCCGTGCACAGTGCCTTCATCATCGAAGGCCTGCGCAAGCTCTATGACGCCGGCAAGCTGGCCGATGAGATCGAAGGCAAATAA
- a CDS encoding FlgD immunoglobulin-like domain containing protein has product MKKNMLLLSGLLFGHLAAAGTLYNDRLDNAASTAVGQMQNRNGEFITGSGWKATAANSQLRITLPAPLPASGSLLVDVRNFDPVRQNIDVKQQIINLYSQENGSKAIFETNGSWINIRTGTGYSTGEGVAGFKMLAAPRGIDTRDEVRIMEDATWDLDKTYEFKITWDNSTASVYLNGRHCYTLPFEGQVEMFRYIFLGTDNVYVAQPGVIYSNLRILGSSDTAVVPTSAREVEQPLQAHLLPNYPNPFNPETTLAFEVQERAHITLVICNLFGQIVRTLVDAERAPGFYEEVWDGRDQHGRPVAGGAYFSRLTTVNGQSTRRMTLLK; this is encoded by the coding sequence ATGAAAAAAAATATGCTATTGTTATCAGGGCTGCTGTTCGGGCATCTGGCCGCCGCCGGCACCCTCTACAACGACCGGCTCGACAATGCAGCCTCCACCGCCGTCGGCCAGATGCAAAACCGCAACGGCGAGTTCATCACCGGATCTGGCTGGAAGGCCACGGCTGCAAACAGCCAGCTGCGCATCACCCTGCCGGCACCCTTGCCGGCCTCCGGCAGCCTGCTGGTCGATGTGCGCAATTTTGATCCGGTGCGCCAGAATATCGATGTCAAGCAGCAGATCATCAACCTCTATTCGCAGGAAAATGGTTCCAAAGCGATCTTTGAGACCAACGGCTCGTGGATCAATATCCGCACGGGCACCGGCTATTCGACGGGAGAAGGGGTTGCCGGCTTCAAGATGCTCGCTGCGCCGCGGGGTATAGATACCCGGGATGAGGTGCGGATTATGGAGGATGCCACCTGGGATCTTGACAAGACCTACGAATTTAAAATCACATGGGATAATTCAACCGCCTCCGTTTATCTCAATGGCAGACACTGCTACACTCTGCCCTTCGAGGGACAGGTGGAGATGTTCCGCTACATCTTTTTGGGAACCGACAATGTCTACGTCGCCCAGCCCGGAGTGATCTACAGCAATTTGCGCATTCTGGGCTCCAGCGATACGGCGGTTGTGCCCACAAGCGCGCGGGAGGTCGAGCAGCCCCTGCAGGCGCACCTCTTGCCCAATTATCCCAATCCCTTCAATCCGGAGACTACACTGGCCTTTGAGGTGCAGGAGCGCGCGCATATTACCCTGGTCATATGCAATCTATTCGGGCAGATCGTTAGGACGCTGGTGGACGCGGAACGCGCTCCCGGATTTTATGAAGAGGTCTGGGACGGCCGTGATCAGCACGGGAGGCCGGTCGCCGGCGGGGCCTATTTCTCACGACTGACGACTGTTAATGGTCAGAGCACGCGGAGGATGACGCTGCTCAAGTGA
- a CDS encoding DUF4332 domain-containing protein: MNYKIADIEGIGASMSQKLKKANIKTVHGLLQAGATKKGRKELAESSGIDEAVILKWVNMADLYRVKGIGKQYAELLEKAGVDTVKELRTRNAENLVAKLAEANAAGKKRMVRLLPGLKRVESWIEEAKKLTPMVTY, from the coding sequence ATGAATTACAAGATCGCGGATATTGAAGGCATCGGCGCATCGATGAGCCAGAAGCTGAAAAAGGCCAACATCAAGACCGTTCATGGCTTGCTGCAAGCTGGCGCGACCAAAAAAGGCCGCAAGGAGCTCGCCGAATCTTCCGGAATCGATGAAGCTGTCATCCTCAAATGGGTCAACATGGCCGACCTCTACCGGGTGAAGGGCATTGGCAAGCAGTACGCCGAACTGCTCGAAAAAGCCGGTGTGGACACGGTTAAAGAACTGCGCACCCGCAATGCCGAGAACCTCGTGGCCAAGCTCGCCGAGGCCAACGCCGCCGGCAAAAAGCGTATGGTCCGCCTGCTTCCCGGCCTGAAACGTGTCGAAAGCTGGATCGAAGAGGCGAAGAAGCTGACCCCCATGGTAACCTACTGA
- the arfB gene encoding alternative ribosome rescue aminoacyl-tRNA hydrolase ArfB encodes MLIQTVALHQFPLEELIFTTSRSGGPGGQNVNKVETRVTLWFDLEASTSLSPEQKQRIREKLATRINKEGLLRITSSRHRTQLANREAALSRFIGLIREALQPAPERRPTRISRTAKALRREHKKRRSAVKQLRRERFDLE; translated from the coding sequence ATGCTGATTCAAACAGTCGCCTTGCATCAATTCCCGCTTGAAGAACTCATCTTCACCACTTCCCGTAGCGGCGGGCCGGGAGGCCAGAACGTCAACAAGGTCGAGACCCGCGTCACCCTGTGGTTCGATCTTGAGGCCTCCACCAGCCTGAGCCCCGAGCAAAAACAACGGATCCGCGAAAAGCTGGCGACGCGTATCAACAAGGAAGGCCTGCTGCGGATCACTTCCAGCCGCCATCGCACCCAACTGGCCAACCGCGAAGCGGCCCTCTCCCGCTTCATCGGCCTGATCCGGGAGGCCCTCCAGCCCGCCCCGGAACGCCGGCCGACCCGGATCTCCCGCACCGCCAAAGCATTGCGGCGGGAGCATAAAAAACGGCGTAGTGCGGTGAAACAACTGCGCCGTGAACGATTTGATTTGGAGTAA
- a CDS encoding radical SAM protein: MILLVYPPVAKPCEPSPGLARLAGALHAHARAVRIWDANLEGLLALLNNEPAEGDRWTRQAWARCPDDLKLLQSPAGFRDFPGYSAAVRRLNRVLAANGRSRQASLSMADFQHRLWSPLRSDDLLAAAAAPEASPFFSFFQTRLHALLEESAPDAIGISLAYLSQALPAFALIGLIRRDHPGLPILLGGGLLTSWMRRPGWRNPFSGLADHLVEGPGEIPLLHLAGVASPRPGASISYAGLEWSRYFAPGPIVPYDASRGCYWNRCAYCPEPAEGHRYQALPVGQVSAELKELTAEHHPVLIHFTDNAMSPALLRSLIAEPPGTAWYGFVRVTPELMDPEFCRGLKTSGCALLKIGLESGDDRVLEGMQKGVTAEQAGRAMETLAAAQIPTYVYLLFGTPWEDEAAARRTLDFTIRHAGTITYINPAIFNLPQDAPATAGLELRMFYAGDLELYADFRHPLGWDRRKVRLFLDRTFRRQPAIAAILRRTPPAFTSNHAAFFGQP, translated from the coding sequence ATGATCCTGCTCGTTTATCCCCCTGTGGCCAAACCCTGCGAACCCTCACCCGGCTTGGCGCGCCTCGCCGGAGCGCTCCATGCCCATGCCCGGGCAGTGCGGATTTGGGATGCCAATCTTGAGGGGCTCCTGGCCCTGCTGAACAACGAGCCGGCGGAGGGAGACCGCTGGACGCGCCAGGCCTGGGCTCGTTGTCCGGACGATCTGAAGCTGCTGCAGTCGCCCGCAGGCTTTCGGGATTTCCCCGGGTATAGTGCTGCGGTGCGCCGTCTCAACCGGGTGTTGGCGGCAAATGGACGCAGCCGTCAGGCCTCCCTCAGCATGGCCGATTTCCAGCACCGTCTCTGGTCACCGCTGCGCAGCGACGACCTGCTCGCGGCTGCCGCCGCACCGGAAGCGAGCCCTTTTTTCAGTTTTTTCCAAACCCGGCTGCACGCCCTGCTCGAGGAGTCCGCCCCGGACGCCATCGGGATCTCCCTCGCCTATCTCAGCCAGGCCTTGCCCGCTTTTGCCCTTATAGGTCTGATCCGTCGTGACCACCCCGGCTTGCCCATCCTCCTGGGGGGCGGGCTGCTGACCTCCTGGATGCGCCGGCCGGGCTGGAGGAATCCCTTTTCCGGACTGGCCGACCACCTCGTCGAAGGGCCGGGGGAAATCCCGCTGCTCCATCTGGCCGGGGTCGCTTCACCCCGCCCTGGCGCCTCTATCTCGTATGCAGGCCTCGAATGGTCCCGCTATTTTGCCCCCGGCCCCATCGTGCCGTACGATGCCTCCCGGGGCTGTTATTGGAACCGGTGCGCCTACTGTCCCGAACCGGCGGAAGGCCACCGCTACCAGGCGCTCCCCGTCGGGCAGGTGAGCGCCGAACTGAAGGAGTTGACTGCAGAACACCACCCCGTACTGATCCACTTCACCGACAATGCCATGAGCCCGGCGCTGCTCCGCAGTCTGATCGCAGAACCGCCCGGAACCGCCTGGTACGGATTCGTCCGCGTCACTCCGGAGCTGATGGATCCGGAGTTCTGCCGGGGTCTCAAAACATCCGGCTGTGCCTTGCTCAAGATCGGATTGGAATCGGGTGATGATCGCGTGCTGGAGGGCATGCAAAAAGGGGTGACGGCCGAGCAGGCCGGGCGGGCGATGGAAACACTGGCGGCTGCGCAGATTCCAACCTATGTCTATTTGTTGTTCGGAACGCCGTGGGAGGATGAGGCGGCCGCCCGGCGCACGCTGGATTTCACTATCCGGCATGCCGGCACCATCACCTATATCAATCCGGCGATCTTTAACCTCCCGCAGGATGCCCCGGCCACAGCCGGGCTCGAGCTGAGAATGTTCTATGCCGGCGATCTGGAACTCTACGCCGATTTCCGCCATCCCCTCGGGTGGGACCGCAGAAAGGTGCGCCTCTTTCTCGACCGTACCTTCAGGCGTCAGCCCGCCATCGCCGCCATCCTCAGACGTACCCCACCGGCCTTCACCTCCAACCACGCCGCCTTTTTCGGCCAACCATAA
- a CDS encoding thymidylate kinase → MRFYGEGLPGIKVADLTGKLIAIEGADGSGRSTQIRLLTDWLEGHGYATVNVGLKRSNLVSEELEAAMQGNVLSPITLSLFYATDFADQLENRIIPALKAGFIVLADRYIYTLIARDIVRGSNAEWVESLYSIALIPDLVFYLDVAPRFLVERNMQKSASLDYWESGMDIRLSRDIFDSFIRYQKMMRSEFRRMSEKYQFEVINGNRSPRSIALDLQKHVSPLLSSHPGV, encoded by the coding sequence ATGAGATTTTATGGGGAGGGATTGCCCGGCATCAAGGTCGCCGATCTCACCGGCAAATTGATCGCCATCGAAGGAGCCGACGGCAGCGGCCGTTCGACACAAATCCGGTTGCTCACGGACTGGCTGGAGGGGCACGGCTATGCCACGGTCAATGTTGGGCTCAAACGCTCCAACCTCGTCAGCGAGGAGCTTGAAGCCGCCATGCAGGGCAACGTGCTCAGTCCGATTACGCTGTCGCTTTTTTACGCGACGGATTTCGCCGACCAGCTCGAAAACCGAATCATCCCGGCCCTCAAGGCGGGCTTTATTGTCCTGGCCGACCGGTATATTTATACGTTGATCGCCCGCGACATCGTGCGCGGCAGCAACGCCGAGTGGGTGGAATCGCTCTACAGCATCGCCCTGATCCCGGACCTGGTGTTCTATCTGGATGTGGCCCCGCGTTTTCTGGTGGAGCGCAACATGCAAAAGAGCGCCAGTCTCGATTATTGGGAATCGGGGATGGATATACGCCTCTCACGCGATATCTTCGACAGCTTTATCCGCTACCAGAAGATGATGCGCAGCGAATTCCGCCGCATGAGCGAAAAATACCAATTCGAGGTCATCAACGGCAACCGGTCGCCGCGCTCCATTGCCCTCGATCTGCAGAAACACGTCTCCCCTCTGCTCTCGAGCCATCCGGGCGTTTAG
- the tmk gene encoding dTMP kinase produces the protein MARIALHNNTSKGRLIAVEGLDGSGKSTQIYLLKRWLELEGYKVFFTEWNSSVLVKKATKKGKTSNLLTPTTFSLIHCTDFADRFERQIWPLLCAGYIVLADRYCFTAFARDAVRGCNADWVRTLYSFATQPDITFFFQVPPEVAINRILDGRPTLKYHEAGMDLGLSSDPYESFRLFQGMINKAYLSMVEEYGFTVIDASQPIDVQQQQVRKVVGERIDLPDYKWKVRSRI, from the coding sequence ATGGCCAGGATTGCACTTCACAACAATACCAGCAAAGGCCGGTTGATCGCGGTGGAGGGGCTCGATGGTTCCGGCAAATCGACGCAGATCTATTTGCTCAAGCGCTGGCTGGAACTGGAAGGCTATAAGGTCTTTTTCACCGAGTGGAACTCCTCAGTGCTGGTCAAAAAAGCGACCAAAAAGGGCAAGACCTCCAATCTGCTGACCCCGACCACCTTTTCCCTGATTCATTGCACTGATTTCGCTGACCGGTTCGAGCGTCAGATCTGGCCGCTCCTCTGCGCCGGCTATATTGTCCTTGCCGACCGGTATTGCTTTACCGCTTTCGCGCGCGATGCGGTGCGCGGCTGCAATGCCGATTGGGTACGTACCCTCTATAGTTTTGCCACCCAGCCGGATATCACCTTTTTCTTTCAGGTCCCGCCGGAGGTGGCGATCAACCGTATCCTCGATGGCCGCCCGACCCTCAAATATCACGAGGCGGGTATGGACCTGGGCCTTTCCTCCGATCCGTATGAAAGTTTTCGCCTCTTCCAGGGGATGATCAACAAGGCCTACCTGAGCATGGTGGAGGAATACGGCTTCACCGTCATCGACGCCAGCCAACCGATCGACGTCCAGCAGCAGCAGGTCCGCAAGGTGGTCGGTGAACGTATCGATCTACCGGACTATAAATGGAAAGTGAGGAGCCGGATATGA
- a CDS encoding lysylphosphatidylglycerol synthase transmembrane domain-containing protein: MKNWKAFLGLVISAVFLYLAFSKVDFAQMGKAFAAADYWWLIPTVAITFVAHSLRTLRWRYLLEPIRPIPFMPLFSALMIGYFFNDFLPAHLGEFVRAYVLGRKQPVSSSAIFGTIVMERVIDVFTLFLLMAVALLVFPFPGWVQMGGYLTFGAIALLFLALLLLKRYPGLALNLLDRFASHRAPHLTEKIKKMLESFLNGIVPLRRPSHYLIVAVLSLIIWACYGLAFQFVLYSFDFFHLYALPWTTALVLLVITTFGVLVPSSPGYVGTYHWLCQQALALPPFSVPDSQALTFAIVMHGINFLPVILVGLAMISLEGLSFKNLKSSASRPD, from the coding sequence ATGAAAAACTGGAAGGCGTTTCTCGGATTGGTCATCAGTGCCGTCTTTCTGTATCTGGCTTTCAGCAAAGTGGATTTTGCCCAGATGGGCAAGGCTTTCGCCGCGGCCGACTATTGGTGGCTGATTCCAACGGTGGCCATAACCTTCGTTGCCCATAGTCTGCGCACCTTGCGCTGGCGGTATTTGCTCGAACCGATTCGCCCCATCCCCTTCATGCCCCTCTTTTCCGCCTTGATGATCGGCTACTTTTTCAATGACTTTCTCCCGGCGCATCTGGGTGAGTTCGTCCGTGCCTATGTTCTCGGCAGAAAGCAGCCGGTTTCGAGCAGCGCCATTTTCGGCACCATCGTCATGGAGCGCGTCATTGACGTTTTCACCCTCTTCTTGCTCATGGCTGTGGCCTTGCTGGTCTTTCCCTTCCCTGGTTGGGTGCAGATGGGTGGTTATCTCACCTTCGGGGCCATTGCGCTGCTCTTCCTTGCGCTGCTGCTGCTGAAGCGCTACCCGGGGCTCGCCCTGAATCTGCTCGATCGTTTCGCCAGCCACCGCGCTCCTCATCTCACCGAGAAGATAAAAAAGATGCTCGAGTCTTTCCTCAACGGCATCGTTCCTTTGCGCCGGCCTTCGCATTATCTCATCGTCGCCGTGCTCTCCCTCATCATCTGGGCCTGCTATGGCCTGGCGTTCCAGTTCGTGCTCTACTCCTTTGATTTCTTCCACCTCTACGCCCTACCCTGGACCACCGCGCTGGTGCTGCTGGTGATCACCACCTTCGGCGTCCTCGTGCCCTCCTCTCCGGGCTATGTCGGCACCTACCATTGGTTGTGCCAGCAGGCCCTTGCGCTGCCACCCTTTTCGGTTCCTGACAGTCAGGCCCTGACCTTTGCCATTGTGATGCACGGCATCAACTTCCTGCCCGTCATCCTGGTCGGGCTCGCCATGATTTCACTGGAGGGGTTGAGCTTCAAGAATCTCAAATCCAGCGCCAGCCGGCCAGACTGA